ACGTATTCGTCGAGGGCGAAGGCGCTGGCCTGCGAGAGATCGAGCCCCTCGGTGCGACGAAGCGTCTGGAGGGCCCGGTACACGGGAGAAGGTGTCGATCCCGTGGCGACCCCGAGCACCGCCGTCGGACGAGAGCGGATGAGGGCCGAGATGCGCTCGGCGGCCATTCCCGCGGCTGACTCGGCGTCGGCGGCGACGACGACGCGGAGAGAAGAGGAGGTGTGTACGGGAGCGGTCGTGGTGGTCGTCATGACCTGGCCCCCGATCGCTCGCCGCGCTTTGACCGGAGCTCCCGGGCCAGTTCGACTGCGCCGTGGACGGGGGGAGTCCTCACGACGACCAGCTCGACATCGGGAAGGACTCGCGCGAGGTGATGCCGGATGGCGTTCTCGTATGGCGCCTGATTCACGATCACGCCGCCACCGGCGACGACCGTTCGCCCTGTCGCTCCCCGGTCGATGAGGTGGGCCACGCCGCGGGCGAGATCCGCTGCAGCGGCATTGACGATGCTCGCGGCGGTGCGGGAGCCGGCCTCGACCTGGTCGAAGACCACGGACGCGTGCGCTCCCCAGGCCGTTCCGTTGGCCAGGAGCGACGCGCGTTCAGCCAGCTCCGCGGAATCCCCGGCCTGGAACGCGGCGAGCATCGCCGGGTACAGGGGGTCGGCGCCCCCCTCGCCTCTGTCCCAAGCACCGAGTGTGGCGCGAAGCGCAGCAGACACGAGATCGTGCGAGCTTCCCCTGTCGCCCAAAGGCCAGCCGTAGCCGTCGACTGTCACTCGATCACCATCGGTGGTGGTTCCACTGATCACGGCGCCCGTGCCGACGATCATCTCGATGGTGGGCCGGATGCCTGTTGCGTGGTGCAGCAGGAGCGCGTCGTTCACCACGGTGACGCTCGCGTCGAGCGCCTCTTCGAGGCGAGCGGTCGCCCGTGACATCTGCTCGGCGGTGTCGCAGCCGTGCACGCCGGCCACGACGATCGTGCCGCCGGTGACAGCGCCGAGTGAGCGGACGGCGGCGCCGAGTCGGTCGAAATTGCCTTCGTCGGAGAAGAGTGGGCCGCGACGCCAGTGTTCGGAGGGGATCACGCTCTCGGCGACCGTTCCTTCGTTGTCGACGACGCGGATGTGGGTCTTCGTTCCTCCGACATCGATGCCGACGAGAGAGAGGACCGCCGTGTACTCGAACGAATCGGCGTTCGACGACGGGTTGCTCGGGGGCTGGCGACTCTCGGGCACGACTCTCCGCTTCTGATCAATTCGTCTGTTGCTGGTGAGGAGGGTCGATCCTGTCGCGAGGCGATCGGCGCACCATTGCCTCATAGTGATAATAAAGCACGCCCCAGACCGTTTTCGCAAGCCGCCTCCGAACCT
The Agromyces albus DNA segment above includes these coding regions:
- a CDS encoding N-acetylglucosamine kinase; translated protein: MPESRQPPSNPSSNADSFEYTAVLSLVGIDVGGTKTHIRVVDNEGTVAESVIPSEHWRRGPLFSDEGNFDRLGAAVRSLGAVTGGTIVVAGVHGCDTAEQMSRATARLEEALDASVTVVNDALLLHHATGIRPTIEMIVGTGAVISGTTTDGDRVTVDGYGWPLGDRGSSHDLVSAALRATLGAWDRGEGGADPLYPAMLAAFQAGDSAELAERASLLANGTAWGAHASVVFDQVEAGSRTAASIVNAAAADLARGVAHLIDRGATGRTVVAGGGVIVNQAPYENAIRHHLARVLPDVELVVVRTPPVHGAVELARELRSKRGERSGARS